One Nitrospina watsonii DNA segment encodes these proteins:
- a CDS encoding DUF2511 domain-containing protein, with translation MTTMQKSSKGQKIAAGVLVTLAALFIWFGSSVKPDGSTAGPAGPNPDISKATFQGDWPFTLKSGKVRCDEGRYLVFESGGTTYALNGVAASREFQIMGKGKMYEPLEKIWRPDPNPDFAKAGLKVNVGDVIQHAQKFCP, from the coding sequence ATGACCACGATGCAAAAATCGAGTAAGGGCCAAAAGATCGCGGCTGGGGTTTTAGTCACCTTGGCTGCGTTGTTTATATGGTTTGGCAGTAGCGTGAAACCGGATGGTAGTACCGCCGGGCCCGCCGGGCCCAACCCGGATATTTCCAAGGCGACGTTCCAGGGCGACTGGCCGTTCACCCTGAAGAGCGGGAAGGTGCGCTGCGATGAAGGGCGTTATCTGGTTTTTGAATCCGGTGGCACCACTTATGCTTTAAACGGTGTGGCGGCTTCAAGGGAGTTTCAGATCATGGGGAAAGGGAAGATGTACGAGCCGCTGGAAAAAATCTGGCGGCCGGACCCGAACCCGGATTTTGCGAAGGCGGGATTGAAAGTCAATGTCGGCGATGTGATTCAGCACGCTCAAAAATTCTGCCCGTGA
- a CDS encoding ATP-binding protein produces MSTSKKIFAVILLVGGLVGGIGYGLLNHSQSVIEERIGKEIGNLTENTLDSVDRIIFMRVEETQILAQGLSLVEAARKSNQRFESLPNRDADIQQMDRDWVEGKDTPEIQALLNNPLSRAFAAKRHFLQRKYGADVFNEIFATNRFGVVIAASPRTTDYYQGDEDWYQQGARSKDAVWIQDIAFDESTDAYSVTLVTRLLDENDKFMGLIKAGLHIVIIRQLLDEFQDQASIQSLRYYLLDGKGSVILSSRKPESKDRRHPERIQPFGTDLTSWEPVARVLQGENGFFYRQDENRTSLLGYYRSKGFKGFDGLDWSLVLEVDADEVLKPVSFLRTGMESVWGLTVLLALVVGGMLVGFIIRPVEKLVQSTTRSREGLSRPVADSSGATASLAEADDLETLSSSFKRITDSLQRHMAELENEISTKASELVSAKEDAEQANRAKSLFISNMSHEIRTPLNAVLGYAQILEKDASLSLQQKTKVRSIYRSGEHLLHLINDILDISKIEAQQEVVNDHDFNLHALMCELDSCYGALCRDKKLGWKYTMPGYGPIPVRGDSQKIYQVLTNLLDNAVKFTDHGEVELRVQPTAPDQYLFEVIDSGPGIEAGKQGQIFEIFVQDEAGQKKGGAGLGLAICRRLVRLLGGELKVESKPGRFARFYFELQLPASRFSPRTGPTDLQRAVLLAPGHKVRALLVDDDGNHLEILQEMLRRVGIETKTAENGVEGLKLIEGWKPHILLIDYRMPVMDGMEMVQQVCKEYGRDRFKIAMISASAFDHEKKMFLGSGVDAFISKPMVREELLDTIRRLLDVEFVHAPDDADSGGQTAGDESIHYGGLRVPASLVADLNAMLSKGLFNEFVELLHGMDGLGPEERKLAGRLRHLASVFDRASIQQELDCIPPDA; encoded by the coding sequence ATGAGCACATCCAAGAAAATATTTGCGGTGATTTTACTTGTGGGCGGATTGGTGGGTGGCATTGGGTATGGATTGCTCAATCATTCCCAGTCCGTGATTGAAGAGCGCATTGGTAAAGAGATCGGGAACCTGACCGAAAACACCCTGGATTCGGTGGATCGCATCATTTTCATGCGGGTGGAGGAAACCCAGATCCTGGCGCAAGGGTTGTCCTTGGTGGAGGCCGCCCGGAAATCGAATCAGCGTTTTGAAAGCCTGCCCAACCGCGACGCGGACATCCAGCAGATGGACCGGGACTGGGTGGAAGGCAAGGACACTCCTGAAATTCAGGCTCTGCTCAATAATCCTCTATCCCGGGCTTTTGCCGCAAAACGCCACTTTCTGCAACGCAAATACGGCGCGGATGTGTTCAATGAAATTTTCGCCACCAACCGTTTCGGCGTGGTCATTGCCGCATCTCCCCGCACCACCGATTATTACCAGGGAGATGAAGATTGGTACCAACAGGGGGCACGTTCCAAAGACGCTGTGTGGATTCAGGATATCGCGTTTGATGAAAGCACCGATGCCTACTCCGTGACCCTGGTCACCCGGTTGCTGGATGAGAACGATAAATTTATGGGGCTGATCAAAGCGGGTCTCCATATTGTGATCATCCGGCAACTCCTCGATGAGTTTCAGGATCAAGCCTCCATTCAGTCTCTCCGTTATTATCTGCTCGATGGCAAGGGCTCGGTGATCCTGAGCAGCCGCAAGCCGGAATCGAAGGACCGGCGGCATCCGGAACGCATCCAGCCTTTCGGGACGGACCTCACTTCCTGGGAACCGGTGGCCCGGGTGCTGCAAGGAGAGAACGGTTTTTTTTACAGGCAGGACGAAAATCGGACATCCCTGCTGGGTTATTACCGGTCGAAGGGGTTTAAGGGGTTTGATGGCCTGGACTGGTCGCTGGTGCTGGAAGTGGATGCCGATGAAGTGCTGAAACCGGTCTCGTTCCTGCGCACCGGCATGGAAAGTGTCTGGGGGCTGACGGTGCTGCTGGCATTGGTGGTGGGCGGCATGCTTGTGGGTTTCATCATCCGGCCGGTCGAGAAACTGGTCCAGTCCACCACCCGCTCGCGTGAGGGCCTGTCACGGCCTGTTGCGGATTCTTCCGGGGCCACGGCTTCTTTGGCTGAGGCCGATGATTTGGAAACCCTGTCTTCGTCTTTCAAGCGCATTACCGATTCCCTGCAGAGGCACATGGCGGAATTGGAAAATGAAATTTCAACCAAGGCCAGCGAACTGGTGAGTGCGAAGGAAGACGCAGAGCAGGCCAACAGGGCCAAAAGCCTGTTCATTTCCAACATGAGTCATGAAATCCGCACCCCGCTGAACGCGGTGCTGGGCTATGCCCAGATTCTGGAAAAAGATGCGAGCCTGAGCCTGCAGCAAAAGACCAAGGTGCGAAGCATTTACCGTTCCGGCGAGCACCTGTTGCACTTGATCAACGACATTCTGGATATTTCAAAAATCGAAGCACAGCAAGAGGTGGTGAACGATCATGATTTCAACCTCCATGCACTGATGTGCGAATTGGATTCCTGCTACGGCGCTCTTTGCCGCGATAAAAAGCTGGGGTGGAAATACACCATGCCGGGATATGGCCCCATTCCCGTGCGTGGAGACTCCCAGAAAATCTACCAGGTCCTGACCAATCTTTTGGATAACGCGGTCAAGTTTACGGACCACGGAGAGGTGGAGCTCCGCGTTCAACCCACCGCACCGGATCAATATTTATTTGAGGTCATCGACAGCGGGCCGGGCATCGAAGCGGGAAAGCAGGGGCAGATATTTGAGATATTCGTACAGGATGAAGCAGGCCAGAAAAAAGGAGGCGCCGGGCTGGGCCTGGCCATTTGCAGACGTTTAGTCCGGTTGTTGGGCGGGGAATTGAAGGTGGAATCCAAGCCGGGCCGGTTTGCCCGGTTTTATTTTGAATTGCAGTTGCCCGCGTCCAGGTTTTCCCCTCGCACCGGTCCGACCGACCTGCAACGAGCGGTCCTGTTGGCACCGGGTCATAAAGTGCGCGCGCTGCTCGTGGATGACGACGGGAACCATCTGGAAATCCTGCAGGAAATGTTGCGGCGGGTGGGCATCGAAACCAAAACGGCGGAAAACGGTGTCGAGGGCCTCAAGCTGATCGAAGGGTGGAAACCGCACATTCTGTTGATCGATTACCGCATGCCGGTGATGGACGGCATGGAGATGGTTCAGCAGGTGTGCAAGGAATACGGACGCGACCGGTTCAAAATCGCCATGATTTCCGCGTCCGCCTTCGATCACGAAAAGAAAATGTTCCTGGGCAGCGGCGTGGACGCCTTCATTTCCAAACCCATGGTGCGCGAGGAATTGCTGGATACGATACGTCGGCTGCTGGATGTCGAGTTTGTGCATGCCCCGGACGATGCCGACAGCGGCGGGCAGACGGCCGGTGACGAATCGATCCATTATGGCGGCCTCCGGGTTCCGGCCTCCCTGGTCGCGGATCTCAACGCGATGCTCAGCAAGGGATTGTTCAATGAGTTTGTAGAACTGCTTCACGGAATGGATGGATTGGGGCCGGAAGAAAGAAAACTGGCAGGCAGGTTGCGGCACCTGGCTTCCGTGTTTGACAGGGCATCCATCCAGCAGGAACTGGATTGCATCCCTCCCGACGCCTAG